A window of the Persephonella hydrogeniphila genome harbors these coding sequences:
- the ruvC gene encoding crossover junction endodeoxyribonuclease RuvC: MKVLGIDPGNYSTGFCVLSSRGSSFRVEISGSVKSKKRPENLRNIFESIQSVINRFSPEEIALESAFYGKNPQSLLRLGEVRGVIFLLSTLNNIPVYEYTPQKVKNSITGYGWSRKEDVSFMVEKILNVKTENHDEADAIAVAFCHIQSRRLNVG, from the coding sequence ATGAAAGTTTTAGGCATAGATCCCGGGAATTACAGTACAGGTTTCTGCGTCTTGTCTTCTCGGGGAAGCAGTTTTAGAGTAGAGATATCTGGAAGTGTAAAATCAAAGAAAAGACCGGAAAATCTGAGGAATATATTTGAGTCAATTCAATCTGTTATAAACAGATTTTCTCCAGAAGAGATAGCTTTAGAATCTGCCTTTTACGGAAAAAACCCACAGTCCCTTTTAAGACTTGGAGAAGTGAGAGGCGTTATTTTCCTTCTTTCAACACTAAATAATATACCTGTGTATGAATATACCCCACAGAAAGTAAAAAACTCTATAACAGGATACGGATGGTCCAGAAAGGAAGATGTAAGCTTTATGGTAGAAAAAATACTGAATGTAAAAACTGAAAATCATGACGAAGCAGATGCAATAGCAGTAGCATTCTGCCATATCCAGTCAAGGAGGTTAAATGTTGGATAA
- a CDS encoding lysophospholipid acyltransferase family protein: MRIEFEGVENIPLDKGCILAANHRSNLDPFVLNTVSPRPILFMAKQELFGVPLLGWFIKKAGAIPVKRNKRDIASLKKAVELIKDGHCIGIFPEGARAKPGEFRKPQSGVGLLVSKTEAPVVPIRIEGTDIVYPVGSKIPKIGKSKIYVKVGKPLTVDSNMEYSRISEYIMEEIKRL, encoded by the coding sequence TTGAGAATAGAGTTTGAAGGAGTTGAGAATATACCTTTAGATAAAGGGTGTATTCTTGCAGCAAACCACAGAAGCAATTTAGATCCTTTTGTGTTAAACACAGTTTCTCCGAGACCTATACTTTTTATGGCAAAGCAGGAACTTTTCGGTGTTCCTTTATTAGGGTGGTTTATAAAAAAAGCAGGTGCTATACCTGTAAAGAGAAACAAAAGAGACATAGCCTCTCTAAAAAAAGCTGTTGAACTTATTAAAGATGGGCACTGTATAGGAATATTTCCTGAAGGTGCCAGAGCAAAACCAGGTGAGTTCAGAAAGCCCCAGAGTGGTGTAGGTTTACTTGTATCCAAAACAGAAGCCCCTGTTGTTCCTATAAGGATAGAAGGAACAGATATTGTTTACCCTGTAGGCTCTAAAATTCCTAAGATAGGGAAGTCTAAGATTTACGTTAAGGTAGGAAAGCCTTTAACTGTAGATAGTAATATGGAGTACAGTAGAATATCAGAGTATATTATGGAAGAGATAAAAAGACTGTAA
- the rdgB gene encoding RdgB/HAM1 family non-canonical purine NTP pyrophosphatase, translating into MLDKVLVATTNKGKLKEFEQILSQFGIQVISLEDMKQKVEIEEDRETFLENAIKKAKIYGDFYKIPVIAEDAGLEVEALNGYPGVYSARFYDIDFGGKETVKENKDVANINKLLRLLKEKENREARFVSVVVFYKPEDFGIWTEGYCYGKIIDKPRGNKGFGYDPVFIPEGYTKTMAELDPEEKNRISHRGKAVKKLLEKLRKLL; encoded by the coding sequence ATGTTGGATAAAGTTCTTGTTGCCACTACTAACAAAGGGAAGCTTAAAGAGTTCGAGCAGATACTATCCCAGTTTGGTATACAGGTCATCTCCCTTGAAGATATGAAACAAAAAGTAGAAATAGAAGAAGACAGGGAAACATTCCTTGAAAACGCTATCAAAAAAGCAAAAATCTATGGAGATTTTTACAAAATTCCTGTTATAGCAGAAGATGCAGGATTAGAAGTAGAAGCCCTAAACGGATATCCCGGAGTTTACTCTGCAAGATTTTATGATATAGACTTTGGAGGAAAGGAAACAGTAAAAGAAAACAAAGATGTTGCAAATATTAACAAACTCCTCAGACTTTTAAAAGAAAAAGAAAATAGAGAGGCAAGATTCGTCAGTGTTGTTGTTTTTTATAAACCTGAAGATTTTGGTATATGGACAGAAGGATACTGTTATGGAAAAATTATCGATAAACCAAGGGGAAACAAAGGATTTGGATACGATCCAGTTTTTATACCTGAAGGTTATACAAAAACAATGGCAGAACTTGATCCTGAAGAAAAAAACAGAATATCCCATAGAGGAAAAGCTGTAAAAAAACTTTTAGAAAAACTGAGAAAACTTTTATAA
- a CDS encoding YebC/PmpR family DNA-binding transcriptional regulator yields the protein MAGHSKWHNIRHKKAKMDAKRGQLFTKLLREITVAAKQGGGDPEFNPRLRIAIEKAKKANMPIENIERAIKRGTGELEGVTYEEVVYEGYGPEGVAIIVECLTDNRNRTTSEVRHLFSKHGGNLGSSGCVSFLFEEKGVITVPKESISEEELFEKAVEAGAEDVVTEDEHYEVRTEPKDLYSVKEELEKAGVIIEKAELTRIPTTTVEIKDSETAQKLIKLLDALEDSDDVQKVYSNFEMSDELMKQLA from the coding sequence ATGGCTGGACACAGTAAATGGCACAATATAAGGCACAAAAAAGCTAAAATGGATGCAAAAAGAGGACAGTTATTTACAAAACTACTCAGAGAAATAACTGTAGCTGCAAAACAGGGAGGAGGAGATCCAGAATTTAATCCAAGATTGAGAATAGCTATAGAAAAGGCAAAAAAAGCAAATATGCCTATAGAAAACATCGAAAGGGCTATCAAAAGGGGAACTGGAGAATTAGAGGGTGTAACATACGAAGAAGTTGTTTATGAGGGTTATGGTCCAGAGGGCGTTGCCATAATTGTTGAGTGCCTTACAGATAATAGAAACAGAACCACATCAGAAGTAAGACATCTTTTCAGTAAACATGGAGGAAATTTAGGATCTTCAGGTTGTGTATCATTTCTTTTTGAAGAAAAAGGTGTTATAACTGTTCCAAAAGAATCTATATCTGAGGAAGAACTGTTCGAAAAAGCCGTGGAAGCAGGAGCTGAAGATGTCGTAACAGAAGACGAACATTATGAGGTAAGAACAGAACCTAAAGACCTGTATTCAGTAAAAGAGGAGTTAGAAAAGGCCGGTGTAATTATAGAGAAAGCTGAACTTACAAGAATACCTACTACCACAGTCGAAATAAAAGATTCAGAGACTGCACAGAAACTGATAAAACTCCTTGATGCCCTTGAAGACAGCGATGATGTTCAGAAAGTTTACTCAAACTTCGAGATGTCAGATGAGCTGATGAAACAGCTTGCATAA
- a CDS encoding endonuclease III domain-containing protein, giving the protein MEIKDIYFKLLEYFGYQNWWPVHKGIDPFLEVSVGAILTQNTNWRNVEKAINNLLCNNLLCWDELERVDLELLKECIKPAGFYNQKALYIKNFVKRFKDFPKDKIDRDTLLSVKGIGEETADSILLYGLDRPYFVIDAYTKRLFYRTGLINKKEISYRELQSIIEANIPVDVNLYKEFHALIVEHGKVFCRKKPVCDKCPFYSMCEKNLK; this is encoded by the coding sequence ATGGAAATAAAAGATATCTACTTTAAGCTGCTTGAGTATTTTGGGTATCAGAACTGGTGGCCTGTTCATAAAGGGATAGATCCTTTTCTTGAGGTATCTGTCGGTGCGATTCTCACACAGAATACAAACTGGAGAAATGTTGAAAAGGCTATAAATAACTTACTTTGTAATAATCTTTTGTGCTGGGATGAACTTGAAAGGGTAGATTTAGAGCTGTTAAAAGAGTGTATAAAACCGGCAGGTTTTTACAACCAAAAGGCCTTATATATAAAAAATTTTGTAAAGAGATTTAAGGATTTTCCAAAAGATAAAATAGATAGAGATACGTTGTTGTCTGTAAAAGGAATAGGAGAAGAAACAGCAGACAGCATTCTCTTATACGGACTTGATAGACCCTATTTTGTAATTGATGCGTATACAAAAAGATTGTTTTATAGAACTGGTCTTATAAACAAAAAAGAAATATCTTACAGAGAGCTGCAGAGTATAATTGAGGCTAATATTCCAGTAGATGTTAATCTATACAAAGAGTTTCACGCCCTTATCGTAGAACATGGAAAGGTTTTTTGCAGAAAAAAGCCTGTCTGTGATAAATGCCCTTTTTACAGTATGTGCGAGAAAAATTTGAAATAA
- the rplT gene encoding 50S ribosomal protein L20, translating to MRVKGPSSKKHKKKILKLAKGYYGAKHRSFRRAKEQVIRSLQYEYRDRRLRKRDFRKLWITRINAAARLNGLSYSQFIHGLKLAGIDLNRKMLADIAVTDPEGFAKLAETAKSALSQR from the coding sequence ATGAGAGTAAAAGGACCATCATCAAAAAAGCATAAGAAAAAGATATTAAAACTTGCAAAAGGATACTACGGAGCAAAACACAGATCTTTTAGAAGAGCAAAAGAACAGGTGATAAGATCTCTCCAGTACGAGTACAGAGACAGAAGGCTCAGAAAAAGAGATTTTAGAAAGCTTTGGATAACAAGAATAAATGCTGCTGCAAGACTTAACGGTCTTTCATACAGCCAGTTTATCCACGGCTTAAAACTTGCCGGTATTGATCTGAATAGAAAAATGCTGGCAGATATAGCTGTTACAGACCCTGAAGGGTTTGCAAAATTAGCAGAAACAGCTAAATCAGCACTTTCTCAGAGGTAA
- a CDS encoding OmpA/MotB family protein, translating into MARKKKEECPSVPAWLISFSDLMSLLLTFFILLYSMSVLDIKKLMKFLWYFQGERVLQYTKTVSLLPPISMLPRDMALTLKERISRILPMHAYRIAVIEDYVILRLFNDVVFERGSAQLSEDAKKALKSIAKALKALSKNEIEIRVEGHTDITPEGVDPWELSVKRAVAVAEYLIKNGVDPKKISVTGYGNTKPLFTWNNPLLRRRNDRVEIIIKVKTTRKDLLQQKSQ; encoded by the coding sequence ATGGCAAGGAAAAAAAAGGAAGAATGTCCCAGTGTACCGGCTTGGTTAATAAGTTTCAGTGATCTGATGTCCCTTCTTTTGACATTCTTTATTTTGCTATACTCGATGAGTGTTCTGGATATAAAAAAGCTGATGAAATTTTTATGGTATTTTCAAGGGGAGAGAGTCCTTCAGTATACAAAAACAGTGTCTCTATTGCCTCCTATCAGTATGCTTCCAAGAGATATGGCTCTGACACTTAAAGAAAGAATTAGCAGAATACTTCCTATGCATGCATACCGTATAGCTGTTATTGAAGATTATGTCATATTGAGACTTTTTAATGATGTTGTTTTTGAAAGGGGAAGTGCCCAGCTTTCAGAAGATGCAAAAAAAGCCCTAAAAAGTATAGCGAAAGCTCTAAAAGCCCTATCAAAAAATGAGATAGAAATCAGAGTTGAAGGACATACAGATATTACACCTGAAGGAGTAGACCCGTGGGAATTATCGGTAAAAAGAGCTGTTGCTGTTGCTGAGTATCTGATTAAAAATGGGGTAGATCCAAAAAAAATATCCGTTACAGGATATGGAAATACAAAACCTCTTTTTACATGGAACAATCCTTTGCTGAGAAGAAGAAACGATAGAGTGGAGATAATAATAAAAGTAAAAACAACCAGAAAAGATCTTCTCCAGCAAAAATCTCAATAG
- a CDS encoding response regulator transcription factor, with the protein MGRAKILLVEDDNLLAESLAKYLKLNGYDVDIAKSYSEAGDKTFNHKYDLYIFDINLKDGNGIQLLEDLRFAEDDTPTIFISALRDGKTVVKGFNAGAEDYIKKPFDPEELLVRVKVRLESKRQTPEEELSYGDIRISGGRVYKDEKPVDLSPLQIKFLEKLVKNRGKIVPKERFFEIMEHPSDLALRVTISKIKKKTGLEIKSVRGLGYTLE; encoded by the coding sequence ATGGGCAGAGCAAAAATACTTCTTGTAGAGGATGATAATCTGCTTGCTGAGAGTCTTGCAAAGTATCTAAAGCTAAATGGTTATGATGTAGATATAGCAAAGAGTTATTCTGAAGCTGGAGATAAGACATTCAATCATAAGTACGACCTGTATATATTTGATATAAATCTGAAAGATGGTAACGGGATACAACTGCTTGAAGATCTTAGATTTGCAGAGGATGATACTCCTACTATATTTATAAGTGCATTGAGGGACGGAAAAACTGTTGTCAAAGGGTTCAATGCAGGGGCAGAAGATTACATAAAAAAACCTTTTGATCCTGAAGAGCTACTGGTAAGGGTAAAAGTTAGACTGGAAAGTAAAAGACAGACTCCAGAAGAAGAGCTGTCTTACGGAGATATCAGAATTTCAGGAGGACGTGTTTATAAGGATGAAAAACCTGTTGATCTTTCTCCGCTCCAGATAAAGTTTTTAGAAAAACTGGTAAAAAACAGAGGGAAAATTGTTCCTAAAGAACGATTTTTTGAGATTATGGAGCACCCTTCTGATCTTGCTTTAAGAGTGACTATATCCAAAATAAAAAAGAAAACAGGACTTGAAATAAAGTCTGTAAGGGGATTAGGTTACACATTAGAATGA
- a CDS encoding flagellar brake protein: protein MDERVNIVVDAFKTTIENVNIFAVVIVLLIFALIGFFLVFWEKFEEFVSKRYLKKLFFRNGESYGLTKKELEILWKYSQKLHKDPFLVIEYKAPFEKVIQAYIEENKNYDEKMIRNMRKKLGFDKIPPFMPLISTKDIDLFQTGTLIFENRVFPVSLYDKDEEYMYWYLIDQMPPFPFKKGDTVRIRFTREDDAVYIVEGKIEDLFSEDGKYIIKIPHTFKFLQIQRRRDFRLKVNLPLQLFITDKEGKQVKIEVETTDISIDGVCFCIPVKDAKDLKMSIGTEVFMKIQFEDKEIETKAIIKNIREVGKNICYGAEFKDMSNEYKNYLIKFVQSEQQKILKTYKRLKYIE, encoded by the coding sequence GTGGATGAAAGAGTAAATATAGTAGTTGATGCTTTTAAGACTACTATAGAAAATGTAAATATATTCGCTGTTGTTATTGTTCTTTTAATCTTTGCTCTTATCGGATTTTTCCTTGTTTTTTGGGAAAAATTCGAGGAGTTTGTTTCAAAAAGATACCTGAAAAAACTTTTTTTCAGAAACGGAGAGAGTTACGGTTTAACGAAAAAAGAGCTTGAAATACTCTGGAAGTACTCCCAAAAACTACATAAAGATCCATTTCTTGTAATAGAGTACAAAGCCCCTTTTGAGAAGGTGATACAGGCTTATATAGAAGAAAACAAGAATTACGATGAAAAAATGATAAGAAATATGAGGAAGAAATTAGGTTTTGATAAAATCCCTCCATTTATGCCTCTTATTTCGACAAAAGATATTGATCTTTTCCAGACAGGTACCCTTATTTTTGAAAATAGAGTTTTTCCTGTATCCCTTTATGATAAAGATGAAGAGTATATGTACTGGTATCTTATAGATCAGATGCCTCCATTTCCTTTCAAAAAAGGAGATACTGTAAGAATAAGATTTACCCGGGAAGACGATGCGGTTTATATAGTTGAAGGAAAAATAGAAGATCTGTTTTCTGAGGACGGTAAATACATAATTAAAATACCCCATACATTCAAATTCCTCCAGATACAGAGAAGGAGAGATTTTAGACTGAAGGTAAACCTTCCTTTACAACTATTTATAACGGATAAGGAAGGCAAACAGGTAAAAATAGAAGTTGAAACTACCGATATTAGTATAGACGGTGTTTGTTTCTGTATACCTGTTAAGGATGCAAAAGATCTGAAGATGAGTATCGGAACAGAGGTATTTATGAAGATACAGTTTGAAGACAAAGAGATAGAAACAAAGGCGATTATCAAAAATATAAGAGAGGTCGGTAAAAATATATGCTATGGTGCAGAGTTCAAAGATATGAGTAACGAGTACAAAAACTACCTTATAAAATTTGTTCAGTCAGAGCAGCAAAAAATACTAAAAACATACAAGAGATTAAAATATATCGAATAG
- a CDS encoding OmpA/MotB family protein, producing MPRKKKEECKKMPGWLISFGDLMSLLLTFFILLFSMGTISLEKFHMVIKGLTESLGGRRVFLEQKLLNQSNVPLEFPEMYPKIKRRKMLTKALNDIQQKLNKAGIEADIIQHGSIVRFRINTDKFFPVGGATPYPEAIPYIFDLCKRLKEVGFNVVIEGHTDNTPVRGGRFRSNLELSAERALSILKMFLQCGYPEDLLAARGYGPYRPIAPNDTPKNRAKNRRVEFVIDAS from the coding sequence ATGCCCCGCAAAAAAAAAGAAGAATGTAAAAAAATGCCGGGATGGCTTATAAGTTTTGGGGATTTGATGTCCCTTCTTCTGACATTTTTTATCCTTCTGTTTTCTATGGGAACCATATCACTTGAAAAATTTCATATGGTAATAAAAGGTCTTACAGAATCTCTCGGAGGAAGGCGGGTTTTTTTGGAACAGAAACTGCTGAACCAATCTAATGTTCCCCTTGAATTTCCTGAGATGTATCCAAAGATAAAAAGAAGAAAAATGCTAACAAAAGCATTGAATGATATACAGCAAAAGTTGAACAAAGCTGGAATAGAAGCAGATATAATCCAGCACGGTAGTATAGTAAGATTCAGAATAAATACAGACAAATTCTTCCCTGTAGGAGGAGCAACTCCGTATCCTGAGGCAATTCCTTACATCTTCGATTTATGTAAAAGGCTGAAAGAGGTAGGTTTTAATGTGGTAATAGAAGGACACACAGACAACACACCTGTTAGAGGAGGAAGGTTCAGATCTAATCTTGAACTATCTGCAGAAAGAGCCCTGAGTATTCTGAAGATGTTCCTCCAGTGTGGGTATCCTGAAGATCTTCTTGCAGCACGGGGATACGGTCCTTACAGGCCAATAGCTCCAAACGATACCCCCAAAAACAGAGCAAAAAACAGAAGAGTTGAATTTGTTATTGATGCTTCATAG
- the rpmI gene encoding 50S ribosomal protein L35 codes for MAKAKMKTNKTAAKRFKVTAKGKIKYWKGGISHYNTKKTSKRKRQGRKAKYVPENIRDKVAALIPYEV; via the coding sequence ATGGCTAAAGCTAAGATGAAAACAAACAAAACAGCAGCTAAAAGGTTCAAAGTAACAGCTAAAGGAAAGATAAAGTACTGGAAAGGTGGAATTTCCCACTACAACACCAAAAAAACATCTAAAAGAAAAAGACAGGGAAGAAAAGCTAAATATGTACCTGAAAATATCAGGGACAAAGTCGCAGCTTTAATCCCATACGAAGTGTAA
- a CDS encoding motility protein A, with amino-acid sequence MDIATVIGIVGAFLLLIVSIALGGSPLAFVNIPSLLIVVGGGFAASLASYPLKELLTGVKAIGKAFKPGLPDPVEHIDFLVDVVNKARKNGILALESDIDSFYEKDPLFGDIMRMLIDGQDIEEIKSNAETAMMKIDQDLSTEVAIWEALGELFPAFGMIGTLIGLIQMLQNLNDPSALGPGMAVAMITTLYGAVLANALCVPISKKLKYYKDLSLLLKESYILTVEAINAGTNPNVLRGKLMSLLGVKAGEEA; translated from the coding sequence TTGGATATAGCAACGGTTATTGGTATAGTAGGGGCCTTTTTACTTCTGATAGTTTCTATCGCTTTAGGTGGTAGTCCCCTTGCATTTGTTAATATACCATCTTTGTTGATTGTCGTTGGTGGGGGATTCGCAGCATCTTTGGCATCTTATCCTCTCAAAGAGTTGCTCACAGGTGTTAAAGCTATTGGAAAGGCGTTTAAACCGGGACTGCCTGACCCTGTTGAGCATATTGATTTTTTGGTTGATGTGGTGAATAAAGCAAGAAAGAATGGAATTCTGGCTCTTGAGTCTGATATAGACAGTTTTTATGAAAAAGATCCTCTGTTTGGAGATATTATGAGGATGCTTATTGATGGTCAAGATATAGAAGAGATTAAAAGTAACGCAGAAACAGCGATGATGAAGATAGATCAGGATTTATCAACTGAGGTTGCGATATGGGAAGCTCTCGGAGAGTTGTTCCCTGCTTTTGGAATGATAGGGACGCTTATCGGGTTGATCCAGATGCTCCAGAACCTCAATGATCCTTCTGCTCTAGGTCCAGGTATGGCTGTTGCTATGATTACTACTCTGTACGGTGCTGTACTTGCAAATGCATTATGTGTTCCAATTTCTAAAAAGCTGAAATATTACAAGGATCTTTCCCTGCTTCTAAAGGAGAGTTACATACTTACTGTTGAAGCTATAAACGCAGGAACAAACCCGAATGTATTAAGAGGAAAATTAATGTCACTCCTTGGCGTTAAAGCCGGAGAAGAAGCATAA
- the ispH gene encoding 4-hydroxy-3-methylbut-2-enyl diphosphate reductase, with amino-acid sequence MANIKIADSAGFCFGVKIAVDSAIDAGKKYGKAYTNGPIIHNKQVVQFLEGMNVKELSSYDELKKGDTILIRSHGVPPKTERKLKELGVNVIDATCPFVKKVHDKVRQLVEEGYYVIIIGEEGHPEVIGILGHLEEVGGKGIVVENMDDLIRKFPKRNKVGVVAQTTQNEEFFEEAVGYIASNVEELKVFNTICDATSVRQEEVKKLATEVDLMIIIGGKHSGNTRRLAQISKALNPNTYHIEKAEELNPEWFKNVENIGVSAGASTPDWIIKEVVEKIQELTK; translated from the coding sequence ATGGCTAACATAAAAATAGCAGACTCAGCAGGCTTTTGTTTTGGTGTGAAGATAGCTGTTGATTCTGCAATTGATGCAGGTAAAAAGTACGGCAAAGCTTACACAAACGGACCTATTATACATAATAAGCAGGTAGTTCAGTTTCTTGAAGGTATGAATGTAAAAGAACTTAGCTCTTACGATGAGCTGAAAAAGGGAGATACAATCCTGATAAGATCCCACGGTGTCCCTCCAAAGACAGAAAGAAAACTGAAGGAGCTCGGAGTAAATGTGATAGATGCTACATGTCCTTTTGTCAAAAAGGTACATGACAAAGTAAGACAACTTGTAGAGGAAGGCTATTATGTAATAATCATAGGTGAGGAGGGGCATCCTGAGGTAATAGGGATATTAGGGCATCTTGAAGAGGTTGGAGGAAAAGGTATTGTTGTTGAGAATATGGATGATCTGATAAGAAAATTTCCAAAAAGAAATAAAGTAGGTGTTGTTGCCCAGACAACTCAGAATGAAGAGTTCTTTGAGGAAGCAGTTGGATATATTGCATCAAATGTAGAGGAACTGAAAGTATTTAACACAATCTGTGATGCTACATCTGTAAGACAGGAAGAGGTTAAAAAACTGGCAACAGAAGTTGATCTGATGATAATTATTGGGGGAAAACACAGCGGTAACACGAGGAGATTAGCTCAGATATCAAAAGCATTAAATCCAAACACGTACCATATAGAAAAGGCTGAAGAGTTGAATCCTGAATGGTTTAAAAATGTGGAAAATATAGGTGTTTCTGCAGGAGCTTCGACTCCAGACTGGATTATAAAAGAGGTTGTTGAGAAAATTCAAGAACTTACGAAATAG
- a CDS encoding sensor histidine kinase has product MRILNSLWRNRYEKESFIKSFLLFFLSIFLLISVVFLFYAQNLKQEKLYSLFLEMKNYSLSLKGKKFETELVSGKKSRVYELLEDGKYYYIDVPIPFVKDEFLRIQYPKQKFLSDFYSSLKPAFYFYLLSVFFTLIFSFGFSIYSLSPLRKAYRLLDEAIKDIIHDINTPVTTILINGKILSMKYKDDEDVKSIVLAIKQLSSIYNNLRYLLKETEKNLQDVNLKNIVQSEINFLKKIHPDIKVNTKLKDKIVKADRTVAERIILNLLSNAFKHNIKNGYVYIEINDKLVIKNSSPEIKNINRLFDRYYRESDRGVGIGLTIVKKLCSEMGWDLNITYRKGEFTAEITF; this is encoded by the coding sequence ATGAGGATTTTAAATAGCCTGTGGAGAAATAGATATGAAAAAGAGTCTTTTATAAAAAGTTTTCTGCTTTTTTTTCTTTCTATATTCTTACTTATATCTGTAGTTTTTCTGTTTTACGCCCAAAATCTAAAACAGGAAAAGTTATACTCACTTTTCCTTGAGATGAAAAATTACTCTTTATCTTTAAAGGGAAAAAAGTTTGAAACAGAGCTTGTTTCTGGGAAAAAAAGCAGAGTTTATGAGCTTTTAGAAGATGGGAAATATTACTATATAGATGTCCCAATACCTTTTGTGAAAGATGAGTTTTTAAGAATACAGTATCCAAAGCAAAAGTTCCTGTCAGACTTTTACAGTTCACTGAAGCCTGCTTTTTATTTTTATCTCCTGTCGGTGTTTTTTACTTTAATTTTTTCATTTGGATTTTCCATATATTCCCTTTCTCCTTTAAGAAAAGCATACCGTCTTCTTGATGAGGCTATAAAAGATATAATTCATGATATAAACACTCCTGTAACAACGATACTTATAAATGGAAAGATCCTTAGTATGAAATATAAAGATGATGAAGATGTAAAAAGCATAGTACTGGCGATAAAACAGCTTTCCAGTATATACAATAACCTGAGATATCTGCTCAAAGAGACAGAAAAAAACCTTCAAGATGTTAATTTGAAAAATATAGTTCAGTCTGAAATAAACTTTTTGAAAAAAATACATCCAGACATAAAGGTTAACACAAAGCTAAAAGACAAAATAGTAAAAGCCGATAGGACTGTCGCCGAGAGAATTATACTGAACTTGCTTTCTAATGCCTTCAAACATAATATAAAGAATGGATATGTTTACATAGAGATAAACGATAAACTGGTAATAAAAAACTCTTCACCAGAAATAAAAAATATAAACAGACTGTTTGACAGATATTACAGGGAATCTGATAGGGGAGTTGGAATAGGTCTTACAATAGTGAAAAAGCTGTGTTCTGAGATGGGGTGGGATTTAAATATAACGTATAGGAAAGGTGAGTTTACAGCAGAGATAACCTTTTAA